TGGCGCAGCAGTCCAGAACAATGCCCAGATTGGGCACCCGGGTTTTCAGCCATGCATAGACCTGCAGGGTTCTTTTGGCCCGGGTGCCGGCAAGGGCACATCCGGGCCAAAAGACCTGGGTACAATTCTTGGGTATGGTGTACAGGGAAAAACGTTTGGAGAGTCCTCTTTGTTCGTAGGCCATGATTTGTTTGTGCTCTGCGAACACCTTCTGGTTCTCTTCAAACACCATTTGCCGCATGTGCAGAAATATCCCGGCCGGGTTGAGTCCCTTGGGACAGGTTGCAGCACAAAGGCCACAGAGGCTGCATTGAAAGGCGATCTCTTTGTCAAGAGATCCTTCCAGGACCTGCCGGACAATGTCCCCGGGATTGCCGTATTGTTGCAGAAAGAGGCAATTTTTGACGCAAAGATTGCATCCGGCACAGTCATGGGCAAATGTTTCCATGGATTTTCGGGCAGACAAGAGGGGTCCTATTGGGGCTGATATTCCCCGGTTTCCATCGGCATGTTGGGATCTGCAGCCCACTCGTAAATGGATGCTTCGTAGTTTCTGACGTGCTCAAAGCCAACTGCTCTGAGGATCATGGATGTGAATCCAGATCTGATACCCATAGTTCAGTAGAGGACAAAATCATCTTCCGGGTGGATGCCCACCCCGGCCATGATCTGCTTGATCTCCTGGGCGGATTTGACGCCAGCATCAGGGGTGAGAAGTGCGGTCCATTCCAGCCATTTTGACCCTGCAATATGACCGCCCCTGGCCTCTCCCCTGGAGGTGTCCTCACCGGTATACTCCTTCAGGGATCTGACATCCACAATCTTGAGGGTGTCCAGGTTGTCATAAACATAGGCCTGGTCGGCCTGAAAGGATGTGTCGTAATCCTTGAGCACCAGTCCTGTGGCAGGGACCGGGGTGGTGCGGGTGGTGGAGAGGGGGTAGCCCTTTTGTTTCCACATGGCCAGCCCACCGTATAACAGCCGGGCATTTTCAAAGCCAGCCAGTTTCATCTGCCAGACGGCCCGGCCGCCGCCACCTGGGCCTTTGAAAATATCGGAATAGGCCACCACTGTTTTGGTATTGTCCACGCCCAGGGATTCAAGTTTTGCTTTAAGTTTTTCCTTGGGCAGAATGGTTCCCCATCCCTTGTCGCCGGGTTTTCCGGTACAATCCGACAACCCCTTGAATCCAATGCTGATGGCTCCTGGAATATGTCCCTTGGCATAGCCTCTGGGATGGCTGGCATCCAGAATGACAATATCCTTGGAACCCAGTTTGGCGTAAAGCTCGTCCGGAGTGATAAAAATATCTCCCTGGGTCACAAATTCGGGAATTTCCACCGGGCCCGTTTGGTGGGGGGCATTGGAATCTCCCCATTTGGTTTTGGCCATAAAGGCCAGGAGTGCGGCAATGGCAACTCCTGCAATGAGCATACACGTTTTTTTCTTCAAAATGCCTCCTTTTAACTCTGAGTCTGAATCTTTTCTGTTTTGGGTCGGCTTGTTATTTTTTTCAATAAAATGGTCAAGATGCTCAGGGCGAAGAGTATCAAAAGCCCCATGACAAATTTCTGGGTGCCGCCCACAAGCATTTCCCCTGCATAGGAATAGATCAGCGTGGCCGGAAGCTGTCCCAGTCCGGTGGCCCAGAAAAAGGGCCAGAAGCTCATGGACGTGAGACCTGCGGCATAGCTGACAATATCAAAGGAGATAAAGGGCAGCAGGCGGGCAATGAGGATGGTGTACTGCCCATATTGTTTGAAAAAATCATCAATGCCCTCCAGGGCCAGCTTGGAGGTCATCCGTTCGACAAATCCTCTGCCAAGCCATTTGGCCAGGAAAAAGCAGAGGGCTGCACCGGCCATGGCGCTGGACCAGGAGAGGATGGCTCCCTTGATCCATCCGAACAGTGCCGCATTGGCAAAAGTAATCAAAAAGGCGGGCAAAGGGGCGATAACTGACTGGAAAAGCATGAGGCAAAAGGAGATCACAGGTGCCCAGATGCCGAAAGAAACAATGTAGCCCTTTATATAGGCCACATCGTACATGCCAAAGAGGAAAAACAGCTGTTCAATGGTATCCCGAACGGGTTTGATGAGAAAACAGGCAAGAATGACAACCACAAGGCCACAAAGGGCTATGCGCATTTTTTTCAACAAAAGACTCCTTTTACAATTGGTTGCAAATTGTAGTCGTCTATTGAGGTTACAGGTTTTTTGTCCAGTTGATAATTTCCATTGAAAACGCAGAAACGTATCGAGAATGTCGATAGCATGGGGTCGGTCCTGAACCGGTTTGTCCCGACTGCACCTGCCTTGCCGCCAGACGAGGAAAAAGGGGTCTGCAAATGGGCTTGCTTCAGTGAGTTGCGAAACATATCGGTTTCCCATGTGATTACAAATTTGTGTCAAACAAGACGGCTGTACCAGATATACGGGGTTGGCTGGTCCGTTGATTTTACAATTTGGTGTAAAGTGTCCGGATGTTAAGTGTCTGTTGGTAGGAAAGCCAGTTTCAAAATTTTGAAGGGAAGGATGAATCGGTCTTTGGCTTGCGTTTTGCCTGTTGTTTTATTACGTTATAACCTTTTCGCCCATTCTTCCGGCCCTTGGAGTCATGCATCTGGACAACATGATGATTTTCAAGGATAAAATCATCCTGGTTGCTGCAATGTACGGAATTGTGAAAGACATTGGGGAGGCGTTTCTCCCCGTGCAGGGCAGGGTCCATCTGTTCCGGCCAACAGGGACCATCTTTTGACCGGCCATGACGCATATCGCCGGGCTTCACGGGCTTGTGCTCGGGGTGTGCTCCATGGGGAGAGATGACCACTGGTTTGCCTCCCTGTCTTGCACAATCCGGGCGCAACCAGAGCTGATAACAATGGTTTTCGGATGAATAGCCCGTGTGAAAGGTGATTGGCCGTGTCCCATGGTTGGGTCGGAATGGTTGTTGCTTTGGTTCGTGGCTTGGCAGATCGTTTTTTCTCACCATGTTACCCCTCTCCCAAGGAGACGATAATGAAAAAAATGCTCACCGCCGTTATGGCCGTTTGTTTGCTGGCTCTGCTTGCCGGACCGGCCTGGAGTGACGTGGAGCTCAAGGTGGCCCACGCAACCTGGGTTGGCTACGGCCCCCTGTATATTGCCAAGGAAAAGGGATTTTTTGC
The Desulfoplanes formicivorans DNA segment above includes these coding regions:
- a CDS encoding sulfurtransferase, which gives rise to MKKKTCMLIAGVAIAALLAFMAKTKWGDSNAPHQTGPVEIPEFVTQGDIFITPDELYAKLGSKDIVILDASHPRGYAKGHIPGAISIGFKGLSDCTGKPGDKGWGTILPKEKLKAKLESLGVDNTKTVVAYSDIFKGPGGGGRAVWQMKLAGFENARLLYGGLAMWKQKGYPLSTTRTTPVPATGLVLKDYDTSFQADQAYVYDNLDTLKIVDVRSLKEYTGEDTSRGEARGGHIAGSKWLEWTALLTPDAGVKSAQEIKQIMAGVGIHPEDDFVLY
- a CDS encoding TVP38/TMEM64 family protein, translating into MRIALCGLVVVILACFLIKPVRDTIEQLFFLFGMYDVAYIKGYIVSFGIWAPVISFCLMLFQSVIAPLPAFLITFANAALFGWIKGAILSWSSAMAGAALCFFLAKWLGRGFVERMTSKLALEGIDDFFKQYGQYTILIARLLPFISFDIVSYAAGLTSMSFWPFFWATGLGQLPATLIYSYAGEMLVGGTQKFVMGLLILFALSILTILLKKITSRPKTEKIQTQS